From a region of the Thiomicrorhabdus sp. genome:
- the pheA gene encoding prephenate dehydratase, producing MTTEQAQLTEIRNQIDAIDAQIQELIGKRAECAQKVADIKTQGGNVNAVFYRPEREAQVLRAVKERNTSLLPDIEMAKLFREIMSACLALEQPVSVAYLGPEGSYSHASVVKQFGSSAHAVAVSTIEDVFAAVEKGEANYGIVPVENSSEGVVKSTQNELMKTSLKISGEVDLPIHHCLMSKAQSHDSIQKVVAHQQALGQCEDWLKNNLPWAEIEAVDSNALAAKMAQSDPSLGAIASDQAAQLYQLNILESNIEDFKDNTTKFWVIGKESTQPSGEDKTALILSIHNKAGALLDILGCFSKRNINMTRIISRPSTDKKWDYIFFIDILGHKDDENVKSALAEVESNAAFYKLLGSFPVSPL from the coding sequence ATGACGACTGAACAGGCACAATTAACAGAAATTCGTAACCAGATTGACGCGATTGATGCACAAATTCAAGAGTTGATTGGCAAAAGAGCTGAGTGTGCCCAAAAAGTGGCTGATATTAAAACCCAAGGTGGTAATGTTAATGCGGTTTTCTACCGCCCTGAGCGTGAAGCCCAAGTTTTAAGGGCGGTTAAAGAACGTAATACCAGTTTATTACCAGACATTGAAATGGCTAAGCTATTTAGAGAGATTATGTCCGCATGCTTGGCACTTGAACAGCCAGTTTCAGTGGCTTATCTTGGACCTGAAGGCAGTTATTCTCATGCCAGCGTAGTTAAACAATTTGGTTCTTCTGCTCATGCTGTAGCGGTTTCAACGATTGAAGATGTATTTGCCGCAGTTGAAAAAGGTGAAGCCAATTACGGTATTGTGCCCGTAGAAAACTCTTCAGAAGGCGTGGTTAAGTCAACTCAAAATGAATTAATGAAAACCAGTCTCAAAATTTCTGGAGAGGTGGATTTGCCTATTCATCACTGTTTGATGTCTAAAGCCCAATCTCATGATTCCATTCAAAAGGTTGTGGCTCACCAACAAGCATTAGGACAGTGTGAGGATTGGTTAAAAAACAACTTGCCTTGGGCTGAGATAGAAGCGGTAGACTCAAACGCCTTAGCTGCAAAAATGGCACAAAGTGATCCTTCTTTAGGAGCGATTGCTTCAGATCAAGCAGCACAGCTTTACCAGTTGAATATTTTAGAATCTAATATTGAAGACTTTAAAGATAACACCACCAAGTTTTGGGTAATCGGTAAAGAATCTACTCAGCCAAGTGGTGAAGATAAAACCGCGTTAATTTTATCAATCCATAATAAAGCAGGGGCTTTATTGGATATTTTAGGTTGCTTTAGCAAACGCAATATCAATATGACACGCATTATCTCGCGTCCATCAACGGATAAAAAGTGGGATTACATCTTCTTTATTGATATTTTAGGCCACAAAGACGACGAAAATGTAAAAAGTGCATTAGCAGAAGTAGAATCCAATGCAGCCTTTTATAAATTATTAGGTTCGTTTCCAGTATCACCGCTTTAA
- the serC gene encoding 3-phosphoserine/phosphohydroxythreonine transaminase, translating to MSRAFNFSAGPAMLPEAVMRKAAAEFLDWQSTGMSVMEMSHRSKEYMAVAHKMEADLRDVMQIPDNYKVIFTHGGASLQFAAIPMNLAEQNDTVDYLNTGVWSTKAIKEASRYTNVNVVASAQEANPTEVPAQSEWKFSADAKYIHICVNETITGLELKDEHLETIFAQGKPVVADMSSNIMCREIDVSKYGMIYAGAQKNIGPAGLAIVIVREDLLGNARSDTPTLMNWDVYANNDSMFNTPATYAWYLAGLVFEWLKETGGVHAIAQINERKAQKLYDYIDASGFYTNKIKVSERSWMNVTFNLNNTELDSLFLEQSKAAGLLSLKGHKAFGGMRASIYNAMPEEGIDALIAFMKQFATENA from the coding sequence ATGTCAAGAGCATTTAACTTTAGTGCTGGCCCAGCAATGTTACCTGAAGCGGTAATGAGAAAAGCAGCGGCTGAATTTTTAGATTGGCAATCTACTGGCATGTCTGTCATGGAAATGAGCCATCGTAGTAAAGAGTACATGGCTGTTGCTCATAAAATGGAAGCAGATTTACGTGATGTAATGCAGATTCCTGATAACTATAAAGTTATCTTTACTCATGGTGGAGCCTCGTTACAATTTGCGGCGATTCCAATGAATTTAGCTGAGCAAAATGACACCGTTGACTATCTAAACACGGGTGTTTGGTCAACCAAAGCGATAAAAGAAGCTTCTCGTTATACAAATGTTAATGTGGTGGCCAGTGCTCAAGAAGCTAATCCGACCGAAGTCCCTGCACAGAGTGAATGGAAGTTTTCTGCTGATGCCAAATATATTCATATTTGTGTCAATGAGACCATCACTGGTTTAGAGCTTAAAGATGAACATTTAGAAACGATCTTTGCACAAGGTAAACCTGTTGTTGCAGATATGTCATCAAATATTATGTGCCGTGAAATAGACGTCAGCAAGTACGGAATGATTTATGCAGGAGCACAAAAAAATATTGGTCCGGCAGGTTTAGCTATTGTGATTGTACGTGAAGATTTATTAGGTAATGCTCGCAGTGATACGCCAACCCTTATGAACTGGGATGTTTATGCGAACAATGATTCTATGTTTAATACACCAGCAACCTATGCTTGGTATTTAGCAGGCCTGGTCTTTGAATGGCTTAAAGAGACTGGCGGTGTACACGCAATTGCGCAAATCAATGAACGTAAAGCACAAAAACTATATGATTATATTGACGCTTCAGGCTTTTACACCAATAAAATTAAAGTCTCTGAACGTTCTTGGATGAATGTGACTTTTAACTTAAATAACACTGAATTGGATAGTTTGTTTCTAGAACAGTCTAAAGCAGCAGGGCTGTTAAGTTTAAAAGGGCATAAAGCATTTGGTGGTATGAGAGCAAGTATTTATAATGCAATGCCAGAAGAAGGTATAGATGCTTTGATTGCTTTTATGAAACAATTTGCAACAGAAAACGCGTAA